AAAAGGCCCAATCCATAGGCATTGCCGCCGAAACGGCTTTGCAGTTGGGACGGATGTTTGAGAGACGGAAATGTCCCCAGAAGGATGTCTGCCGGGTCGATGCCAAGAGAAGCGTATTCTTCAGGGCGGATCGGTTTGAAGGAGCTTTCTTCGAGGAGGTGTTCCGTAGAGAGCGATTCACTGGGATCCATTTGCACCCTTTGGAAAAGAATCAAAAAGGTTGTTTACGCTGTAAAAATCTCATTCAGCCCTGAGTTTGATGTCGGAGTTTGGAGGCAAAGGCCATGTTTTCAAAGCGGAAACGAAGCGCTCCCAGACAGCTCCCAACCCGTTGGGTTGCCGGATGCAAAAAATGATCATGAGCAGGATGGCGGCTGTTTCCCAGACGGGGAACGGAAAATGGGACCAAAGGGCGCTAAATGTGCCGGAGATTCGATGGCTTGCAGAGCTGAGTACTTCAGAAAAAAGGACCAGGAAGGATGCACCGAAAAAGGGACCGATCAGCCGCCCCACGCCTCCGAAAAGCACCAGGAGGATCAGTACAAGGGATAATGGGACTCCGAAGCTGTGCACCGTCGGCAGGCCATAAAGCAGAAAGAAAAGACCGCCTGCCATGCCGGCGCAGAAAGCGCAGACAGAAAAGCCCAGGCATGTCAGAGGCCATTCCCGGATGCCGGCTGCCGCAGTTGAAGGGCGGTCTTCACGCAGGCTCCTGAGCGCCCTCCCATACCGCGTGTGAAGGAGATTCTGGAGCAGGAGGGTGATCAGGATGGCCGTGAGCAGCGCCACGATCATCAGGGTTGGTTGAGCGTGAGGCTTGAACGACGCTGAAGCAGGCACCAAAAGTAAGACCGTTTGATTCCAGAGAGGGTCGTGTTTTGGAAGAAGGGCCAATCCATACGTGATGAGAAGTTGCGCCAGGAGGGTCACCGCGGCAAGATGAAAGGGTTTAAGACGAGCCGAAGGCCACGCGAAGAACAGGAAACTCAAAGCGGCAGCGCTTGTTCCGCCGGCAGGCACGGCAAGCCAGAAAGGCATGGCGAGCTTTTCCAGGAAAAACATCGTGGCAACGGCGCCCGTACCAAATAAGGCACCCTGGCAAAAAGAAACCTGTGCAGAAAATCCGATCAGGAAATTGAGTCCTTGAGCCGCAAGCGCATAGATGGAAATTCTAGTCAAAAGAGACAGTCCGTTTTCAGGCGCCCATAGGACGAGGGCAAAGCTGATCAGGCCGAGAGGCAGCAGAAAATGCAGGGTTGTCGAGGAGCGCCGAATCGGATGAATGATCCGAGAAACGAGGGCTAAATCCGAACCGCTGTCTTTTTCTGCCTTTCGATAGGGCATGTTGTGTATCAGCCTGAAGAATTAATGAGTTTCCATCCGGAAATGGTCTTTTTGGCCAATCTCGGCGTCAATCTGCACGTTTGTTTGTGCGGCGACCTGTAGGTCGCCTCCGCACAAACGCTTGATTTCCTTGATATTGGCCAAAAATCCTCATTTCCGGATTGGAGGCTCGGTCCTACCGGGACATCATTTCCGCATGGATCTAATGGGTGTCTCTTCGTGCGGAAACGGTCTTTGGGTCGCCGTATAAGGAAAAGCACCGTTTGACGCCGGGAATGGCAAAAAAGATCATTTCCGAGCGGAAACTAACAGGGCATTCCGAATCTGTCTTCGAGCGGATGCGCTCGCATCTCTTGTAAGGGTATGCCATAGGCCCTCAAAAAGTCCAGTGTTTGTCTTTTCAAAGGGGAGCCGTGTGTGTAGGCGGCTCGACAGGCTGCAAGGCCGATCCGCGCCTTCAGCGGTCCGCAGAGCAGGTGGCGAAGGGTCCAGCGCAGGACCGTTTTCAGGCGTGAGGTCCGGCCGAAGGAAGCGGCCTCGGGGTCGCCGGCGTTGAGCGAAAGATTGAGCGCATGAAGCCTTTTCAACACGGGTGTGCCGCCTTCTACGGCGAGTCGGATCTGTGCGGCGAATTCCTGCCAGAAGGTGCATCTCGCCACGACAACATCGGGGCGGATCAAACCAAGGTCTTCGGCGAGTGTTTCAGGTGTTTCAGGAAAGTGGATCACCATTCCCGCGCAGGTGGCGACCGCAAGAGACCAGAATTGCTCGACAGGAGATGGCGCAGGTTCGAAAGACGCCCAGTTCGCCCCTGAAAGCCACGGAAAGGCCTTCAGCCAGGTTGCGGCAGGAACAATCAGGCCTCGATGCGTCATAGGGACCAGGGGCGCAACTAAATTCGCCGAATCCCTCAAAATCAGGCTGGCCTGATCGTCCGGGTTTCCCGCCCACAATTCTTTGATAAAAAGATCAGGCTGGGCGGTATCGATTTCTCCACCTATCTCGATGACCTCAGCCAGCCCAATCAGCCAAGGATTGTCCCAGTAAGGGTGCGTCAGGCTTGGATCGACATAGATCACCCTTTTCAAAGAGGGGAGATCCTTTCGATAAAGCAGCAAATGATCGATTTCGCCATATCCTGATGCAACAAGCAGAGAAGCGTGAGTCCTTCTCAAACATTCCAGTGTGGCGGCTGACAAGGGGCCGCTCGGCAAAGAGACACTTGTGCAGCCGAGGGCTTGGGCCGCAAGGGTGCAGAACAGCCATTCCGACTGGTTGCTCAGGAGGATCGCTATCTTTTCTCCGCGCCGCACCCCAAGAGCGATAAATCCGAGGGCAATTTTTCTGGTGTAGTGCAGATATTGGCGCCTGGAATGGGTTTCCCAGTGACCCAGACGCAT
Above is a genomic segment from Desulfatiglans anilini DSM 4660 containing:
- a CDS encoding branched-chain amino acid ABC transporter permease, giving the protein MPYRKAEKDSGSDLALVSRIIHPIRRSSTTLHFLLPLGLISFALVLWAPENGLSLLTRISIYALAAQGLNFLIGFSAQVSFCQGALFGTGAVATMFFLEKLAMPFWLAVPAGGTSAAALSFLFFAWPSARLKPFHLAAVTLLAQLLITYGLALLPKHDPLWNQTVLLLVPASASFKPHAQPTLMIVALLTAILITLLLQNLLHTRYGRALRSLREDRPSTAAAGIREWPLTCLGFSVCAFCAGMAGGLFFLLYGLPTVHSFGVPLSLVLILLVLFGGVGRLIGPFFGASFLVLFSEVLSSASHRISGTFSALWSHFPFPVWETAAILLMIIFCIRQPNGLGAVWERFVSALKTWPLPPNSDIKLRAE
- a CDS encoding AMP-binding protein, encoding MNPVSDIENLAVLTRFTLPQILWRQAEDHIDGHPAIKEMRLGHWETHSRRQYLHYTRKIALGFIALGVRRGEKIAILLSNQSEWLFCTLAAQALGCTSVSLPSGPLSAATLECLRRTHASLLVASGYGEIDHLLLYRKDLPSLKRVIYVDPSLTHPYWDNPWLIGLAEVIEIGGEIDTAQPDLFIKELWAGNPDDQASLILRDSANLVAPLVPMTHRGLIVPAATWLKAFPWLSGANWASFEPAPSPVEQFWSLAVATCAGMVIHFPETPETLAEDLGLIRPDVVVARCTFWQEFAAQIRLAVEGGTPVLKRLHALNLSLNAGDPEAASFGRTSRLKTVLRWTLRHLLCGPLKARIGLAACRAAYTHGSPLKRQTLDFLRAYGIPLQEMRAHPLEDRFGMPC